Proteins from a single region of Ziziphus jujuba cultivar Dongzao chromosome 1, ASM3175591v1:
- the LOC107412671 gene encoding flavonoid 3-O-glucosyltransferase — MSSSRHIAVLAFPFGSHAGPLLSLVRQIAKAVPDVIFSFMTTARSSGIIFSQDYNGGPHNIKPYNVDDGLPDGYVPSGNPVEPVELFVKAAPENFTKAVEKVEAETGLKIGCLISDAFFWFAGDMAEKMTVPWVALWTAAPRSVLVHVDTDAIRQALQATNESGKEDQKLDFLPEFSAFQKSDLPEGVDVVGRPESPFEDLLHKMGNKLPQANAVAINSFKELDPEIGKQLNARLKKFLNVGPFTLTSPSSIKPDEHGCLEWLNKHEPNSVVYVSFGSVITPPPHEISALADALEESEFPFLWSFRGNVEEFLPKGFIEKTSGKGKLVPWAPQVQVLEHESVGAFLTHCGWNSISESMRGGVPMICRPFFGDQKLNMRTVEAVWGIGVGVEGGVITKNGAIKAMQQIFLGEGKKMRERLGVLKKLALEAVQPNGSTTRDFSTLVEIINQL, encoded by the exons ATGTCATCGTCCAGACACATCGCCGTCCTTGCTTTCCCATTCGGTTCTCACGCAGGTCCTCTTCTCAGCCTCGTTCGCCAGATCGCGAAGGCCGTTCCCGACGTGATATTCTCGTTCATGACCACTGCTAGATCCAGTGGCATTATCTTTTCTCAGGACTATAATGGAGGACCTCATAACATAAAACCCTACAATGTGGATGATGGTTTGCCGGACGGTTACGTGCCGTCCGGTAATCCGGTGGAGCCGGTGGAGCTGTTTGTGAAGGCGGCGCCGGAGAATTTCACAAAGGCCGTGGAGAAGGTCGAGGCCGAGACCGGTTTGAAGATTGGGTGCTTGATATCCGATGCGTTTTTCTGGTTCGCCGGAGACATGGCTGAGAAAATGACCGTCCCGTGGGTTGCGCTGTGGACAGCCGCGCCACGGTCGGTTCTTGTTCATGTGGATACTGATGCCATCAGACAGGCTCTGCAGGCTACTAACG aATCCGGGAAGGAGGACCAAAAGCTCGACTTCCTTCCTGAATTTTCAGCATTCCAAAAATCAGACTTACCCGAAGGAGTAGACGTAGTGGGACGACCAGAATCACCCTTCGAAGATCTACTACACAAAATGGGGAACAAACTTCCCCAAGCAAATGCTGTCGCCATAAACTCTTTCAAAGAATTAGACCCTGAAATTGGTAAACAGCTCAATGCAAGGTTAAAAAAGTTCCTCAACGTGGGGCCCTTCACTCTAACATCTCCATCGTCAATCAAACCAGACGAACATGGATGCTTAGAGTGGTTAAACAAGCACGAACCCAATTCCGTGGTGTATGTGAGCTTCGGCTCCGTAATTACACCACCACCCCATGAGATCTCAGCCTTGGCTGATGCATTAGAAGAAAGTGAGTTCCCATTTCTTTGGTCTTTTAGAGGTAATGTGGAAGAGTTTTTGCCCAAAGGGTTCATTGAGAAAACGAGTGGGAAAGGGAAACTTGTTCCTTGGGCTCCACAAGTGCAAGTTTTGGAACATGAATCGGTTGGAGCCTTTTTGACTCACTGCGGTTGGAATTCCATATCGGAGAGCATGAGAGGCGGTGTGCCGATGATTTGCAGACCTTTTTTTGGGGATCAGAAGCTGAACATGAGGACGGTTGAGGCTGTGTGGGGGATAGGTGTAGGGGTTGAAGGTGGGGTGATCACAAAGAATGGTGCAATAAAAGCCATGCAACAAATATTTTTGGGTGAAGGAAAGAAAATGAGGGAGAGATTGGGGGTCCTGAAAAAGCTTGCTCTTGAGGCGGTTCAACCTAATGGTAGCACAACTAGAGATTTTAGTACATTGGTAGAGATAATCAACCAGCTCTAG
- the LOC107411181 gene encoding flavonoid 3-O-glucosyltransferase-like, which yields MEKKHVLVMAFPFGSHAAPLLDLVRSIAFAAPDVKFSFLNTSASNKSLFSNDNNDGGGCDNIKPYDVDDGLPVDYVFSGNPQQPVELFLKATPGNFRTAMYEAVAETGRQISCLISDAFLWFGADIAQGMNVPWIPLWTAAPQSLLVHVKTDEIREKVDRIGKAFWTFN from the coding sequence ATGGAGAAGAAACATGTTTTGGTCATGGCCTTTCCCTTCGGTTCCCATGCAGCCCCTCTACTAGACCTCGTTCGCAGTATCGCATTCGCCGCACCGGACGTCAAGTTCTCCTTCTTGAATACCTCCGCATCCAACAAGTCTCTCTTCTCCAACGACAACAATGACGGTGGCGGCTGCGATAATATCAAGCCATACGATGTCGATGATGGGTTGCCGGTGGACTACGTCTTCTCCGGTAATCCGCAGCAACCGGTGGAGTTGTTTCTCAAGGCCACGCCGGGAAACTTTAGGACGGCAATGTATGAAGCGGTGGCGGAGACCGGGAGGCAAATCAGCTGCTTGATCAGCGATGCCTTTTTGTGGTTCGGCGCAGATATTGCTCAGGGAATGAACGTCCCTTGGATTCCTCTTTGGACTGCTGCACCCCAATCCCTTCTTGTTCATGTCAAAACCGACGAAATCCGCGAAAAAGTTGATAGGATTGGTAAGGCCTTTTGGAcctttaattga
- the LOC107411276 gene encoding flavonoid 3-O-glucosyltransferase-like has protein sequence MPEGVISGDLDSCYATMLLRMGRNLPKAKAVAINSFQDIHLKLVGELKDRFQSFLNIGPFSLKCPPTWTSDEHRCLEWLDQHEYASVAYISFGRIATPPPHELIALAEALEECKVPFLWSFRGNVDEKLPKGLIKRVGSRGKIVPWTVQLLVLAHPSVGVFVTHGGWNSILESIIAGVPMICRPFFGDQKINMRTLEKVWGFGIGLQGGVFTKNGAKEALELTLLRKEGWEMRDKIRGLKENAYQSVGADGSSTEDFNTLIDIITK, from the coding sequence ATGCCAGAAGGAGTAATATCAGGGGACTTAGACTCATGCTACGCAACGATGCTATTGAGAATGGGAAGAAATTTACCCAAAGCCAAAGCGGTTGCTATAAACTCTTTCCAAGATATTCATCTAAAACTCGTCGGCGAACTCAAGGACAGATTTCAAAGCTTCCTCAACATCGGACCATTCAGTCTGAAATGTCCACCCACATGGACTTCCGACGAACACCGTTGCCTAGAATGGCTGGACCAGCACGAATACGCGTCAGTGGCTTATATTAGCTTCGGGAGGATCGCAACACCTCCTCCACATGAGCTTATAGCCTTGGCTGAAGCACTGGAAGAATGTAAAGTTCCATTTCTATGGTCCTTTAGAGGTAACGTAGACGAGAAGTTGCCAAAAGGATTAATCAAAAGGGTCGGATCGAGAGGCAAAATAGTTCCATGGACGGTGCAATTGCTCGTCCTGGCTCATCCATCGGTGGGGGTTTTTGTTACACATGGTGGGTGGAATTCTATATTGGAGAGCATTATTGCTGGTGTTCCTATGATTTGTAGACCATTTTTTGGTGACCAGAAGATTAATATGAGGACCTTAGAGAAGGTATGGGGTTTTGGTATTGGGCTCCAAGGAGGTGTGTTCACCAAGAATGGAGCAAAAGAGGCATTGGAATTGACTTTGTTGAGGAAAGAAGGATGGGAAATGAGAGACAAAATTAGAGGACTCAAAGAAAATGCTTACCAGTCCGTAGGTGCTGATGGTAGCTCCACAGAAGATTTTAATACTTTGATagatataataacaaaataa
- the LOC107412582 gene encoding pathogenesis-related protein PR-1, producing the protein MHTTITTFFVFLVLISATDAFTKQNQYLNLANQFLAPQNAARSTLRMKPLVWDPRLARYAQGYANQRRNDCALKHSKGPYGENIFWGSGDEWTPAQAVTAWVSERKWYNYWSNSCAGNEQCGHYTQIVWRSTSRVGCARVTCSRGKGVFITCNYDPPGNYIGERPY; encoded by the coding sequence atgcATACCACCATCACCACCTTCTTTGTCTTCCTCGTCCTTATCTCCGCCACAGATGCATTCACAAAGCAAAACCAGTACCTTAACCTGGCCAACCAGTTCCTGGCACCACAAAATGCTGCTCGGTCCACACTCAGAATGAAGCCGCTGGTGTGGGATCCGAGGTTGGCTCGGTATGCGCAGGGGTATGCGAACCAGAGGAGGAATGACTGCGCTTTGAAGCATTCCAAAGGACCTTACGGTGAGAACATCTTCTGGGGTAGCGGCGACGAGTGGACCCCAGCTCAGGCCGTGACTGCATGGGTTTCGGAGAGGAAATGGTACAATTACTGGTCCAATTCTTGTGCTGGGAATGAACAATGTGGCCATTATACTCAGATTGTCTGGAGATCTACTAGTAGAGTTGGGTGCGCCAGGGTCACTTGTTCTAGGGGCAAGGGTGTGTTTATCACTTGCAATTATGATCCTCCCGGGAATTATATTGGAGAAAGACCATATTga